Proteins from one Catenuloplanes atrovinosus genomic window:
- a CDS encoding 1,4-dihydroxy-6-naphthoate synthase, with the protein MESLSVAYSPCPNDTFVFHALAHGLVPGAPPIDVTFADVDVTNTAAERGGFDLVKVSYAALPWLLDTYELLPCGGALGRGCGPLLLVNDDRTDLSGATVAVPGDRTTAYLLFRLWAGERQPAAVEVVPFHEIMPGVAAGRWDAGLVIHEARFTYHRHGLRSLVDLGEWWESDTGLPIPLGAILARRGAVDPAEAAGWIRESVRRAWADPAASRDYVLTHAQEMDPAVAEQHIALYVNEFTADLGDEGYEAIDALLGRAAKAGFTPEVPSLRR; encoded by the coding sequence ATGGAATCGCTGTCTGTGGCGTATTCGCCGTGTCCGAACGATACGTTCGTCTTCCACGCGCTGGCGCACGGGCTGGTGCCGGGCGCGCCGCCGATCGACGTGACGTTCGCGGACGTGGACGTGACGAACACGGCGGCCGAGCGGGGCGGGTTCGACCTGGTGAAGGTCTCCTACGCGGCGCTGCCGTGGCTGCTCGACACCTACGAGCTGCTGCCGTGCGGCGGGGCGCTGGGCCGGGGTTGTGGACCGCTGCTGCTGGTGAACGACGACCGGACCGACCTGTCCGGCGCGACGGTCGCGGTGCCGGGCGACCGGACCACGGCGTACCTGCTGTTCCGGCTCTGGGCGGGCGAGCGGCAGCCCGCGGCGGTCGAGGTGGTGCCGTTCCACGAGATCATGCCGGGCGTGGCGGCCGGGCGGTGGGACGCGGGCCTGGTGATCCACGAGGCGCGGTTCACGTACCACCGGCACGGGCTGCGGTCGCTGGTGGATCTCGGCGAGTGGTGGGAGTCGGACACCGGGCTGCCGATCCCGCTGGGCGCGATCCTGGCCCGGCGCGGCGCGGTGGATCCGGCCGAGGCGGCCGGATGGATCCGGGAGTCGGTGCGGCGGGCGTGGGCGGATCCGGCGGCGAGCCGCGACTACGTGCTGACGCACGCGCAGGAGATGGATCCGGCGGTGGCGGAGCAGCACATCGCGCTGTACGTGAACGAGTTCACCGCGGACCTGGGCGACGAGGGATACGAGGCGATCGACGCGCTGCTCGGGCGGGCGGCGAAGGCCGGGTTCACGCCGGAGGTGCCGTCGCTGCGGAGGTGA
- a CDS encoding cold-shock protein, producing the protein MPTGRVKWYDAQKGYGFVTSDEGGDVFLPKGALPAGVTELKGGQRIEFGVVDSRKGAQAMGVKLIDAPPSVAELRRRPAEELHGLIEDMIKVLEAKIQPDLRRGRFPDKRSAQKVAQVVHAVARELEI; encoded by the coding sequence GTGCCTACGGGTCGAGTGAAGTGGTACGACGCGCAGAAGGGCTACGGTTTCGTCACCAGTGATGAAGGCGGCGACGTGTTCCTGCCCAAGGGCGCGCTCCCGGCGGGAGTCACGGAGCTCAAGGGCGGGCAGCGCATCGAGTTCGGCGTGGTCGACAGCCGCAAGGGCGCCCAGGCGATGGGCGTCAAGCTGATCGACGCCCCGCCGTCCGTCGCGGAGCTGCGGCGCCGTCCCGCCGAGGAACTGCACGGCCTCATCGAAGACATGATCAAGGTGCTGGAGGCGAAGATCCAGCCCGATCTGCGCCGCGGCCGTTTCCCGGACAAGCGCAGCGCGCAGAAGGTCGCGCAGGTCGTGCACGCGGTCGCGCGCGAGCTGGAGATCTAG
- a CDS encoding futalosine hydrolase — protein MLVVTAVEPEAVAVRGGLVDTGESDVGELSVFAVGVGSAEAAAGTARLLALAEAAGRPYAAVISAGIAGGLAGRAAIGDTVIADRSIAADLGADSPEGYLPIERLGFGTSVVAADVALTALLRAALPDALRGDVLTVNTVTGTAARAAALGARHPAAVAEAMEGFGVAAAARTAGVPFAELRTISNPVGPRDRAAWNLPAALTALTAAFAALAPGRPAG, from the coding sequence GTGCTCGTGGTGACGGCCGTTGAGCCGGAAGCGGTGGCGGTGCGGGGTGGCCTGGTCGACACCGGCGAGAGTGACGTCGGCGAGCTCTCGGTGTTCGCGGTCGGGGTCGGGTCGGCGGAGGCGGCGGCGGGGACCGCGCGGCTGCTGGCGCTGGCGGAGGCGGCCGGGCGGCCCTACGCCGCGGTGATCTCGGCGGGAATCGCCGGGGGACTGGCCGGGCGCGCCGCGATCGGCGACACCGTGATCGCGGATCGGAGCATCGCCGCGGATCTCGGGGCGGACTCGCCCGAGGGCTACCTGCCGATCGAACGGCTCGGCTTCGGCACCAGCGTCGTGGCCGCGGACGTCGCGCTGACCGCGCTGCTGCGCGCGGCGCTGCCCGACGCGCTGCGCGGCGACGTGCTCACCGTCAACACCGTGACCGGCACCGCCGCCCGCGCCGCCGCGCTCGGCGCCCGCCATCCGGCCGCGGTCGCCGAGGCGATGGAGGGCTTCGGCGTGGCCGCCGCCGCGCGCACGGCCGGCGTGCCCTTCGCGGAGCTGCGCACCATCTCCAACCCGGTCGGCCCGCGGGACCGGGCGGCCTGGAACCTCCCGGCCGCGCTCACCGCCCTCACCGCCGCCTTCGCCGCGCTGGCCCCGGGCAGGCCGGCCGGCTGA